Part of the Chloroflexota bacterium genome is shown below.
CATTCAACCCCGATGATGCGGATCCGCCCGATCTCTTCGCCAGCATCCACGATCGTCAAGTTGGCGGTTTGGGAGTGTTTTTGGTGCGCGAAATGGCCGATTCGATCACCTACCAGCATGATGATGCCAGTGGCTGGAATACCTTGATCGTCACCAAAAAGGCTTCAACTGAAGCCAGCATTGCTCCCTTGGTCGAGTTTTTAGAGCAATTGCCATTGTTCCACGAAGTTGCTCCGACAACGATTCAAAATTTGGTGCAAAGTGCTGAGCATGTGCGGCTTGCTCCAGGCGAAACATTATTCAGTGAAGGCGATAGCGGCGACGATTGCTATATTGTGATGGCTGGCGATGTTGATGTGATCAAAGCGCTGGCGACCGAAACAATTTTGCTGGAGCGCTGTCGGCCTGGGGCAATTTTGGGCGAAATGGCCTTGATCGATAATAGCCCTCGCGCAGCTAGCGTGCGGGCGCGAACCGCCGCAACCCTGTTACGCATCACCGAGGCCGAATTTGTAACCTTGATGCATGCCAACCCAACCACGGCTATGGCGTTGTTGCGGGGCGGCACAACTCGCCTGCGCCAATCGAATGCGCAGATGTTGGGTGGTCTCGAAAAGAAAAATCTTGAGCTAGCGAGCGCCTACGAGGAACTCAAATCGGCACAGCAAGAACTGTTGCGCCTTGAACGGATTGAGCGCGAATTGGCGATTGCCCGCGATATTCAGCGCTTCTTTTTGCCGCCCAACATTCCTCAACCTGAGGGGTGGCAAATTGTGGCCTTCAACCAAGGCGCGTTAGAGGTTGGTGGCGATTTTTACGATGTGATCAAGCTTGGCGGCAATAAAATTGGCTTGGTGGTGGCCGATGCCTGTGGTAAAGGCGTGCCAGCTGCCCTGTTTGTGGCGCTGACGCGCTCGTTGCTGCATTCTAATGCTCAATCGTTGGCAGCGCGGCCTGAAATTGCGACCGATCCATTGGCCTTGCTAACAGCGGCAATCACCATGACCAATAACTATATTTCGCGTGAACATGGTGCAAGCAATATGTTCACGACCCTGTTTTTTGCCGCGTTTGAGCCGCAAACTGGCGAGTTGGCTTATGTTAATGCTGGCCATAACCCACCGATTATCATCAATCGTACCAACCGTACTTTACGCTATTTAGAAGGCACAGGCTTGCCCTTGGGGATTATGGAAGATCTGCCATACAAGGCCAAGAGCACCATCCTCGCCGCCGATGAATACTTTTTGGGCTTTACCGATGGCGCAACCGAGGCCTTTAATCTGGCAGGCGAGGTGTTTGATGATGCAGCCTTGACCAATGTGCTCAAAAATGGCGATTTCCACGATGCCCAATCATTGCTCGACAGCGTGTGGCGGGCAATCGAGAGCTTTGTTGGCGAAGCTGAACAAGCCGATGATATTACGTTGCTAACAGTTAGTCGTTTAGTCTAATTAAACGGTGCTGTTCGCGGTAATAATCAAGCTGTTGCTCACGATTTGGCTCTGGCGTGAGTTGCGCCAGCGTTGCCAGCAACGTCTTAGTGGCAGACACGATCGATTGGCTTGTCCAAGGCAAACTGGGTTTTTGAATTGGCAGGCCAATCAGATCGGGAATATCATCGAGCAAATCGGGGCTGGTGCGCATGCTCAGGGCAAAAATACAATGCAGCCCATCCAACTGTTCGGCGATGGCTTCGAGCATCGCGCTTTGCTCAAACTCAGCCATCACCACCAAGGTTATTTTTTCGGGGTCGCCAATTTTTTGGATGTAAGGGCGTTGTAATAGCTGGGCAATCGCTTGGGCTAGGGGCTTGCTCTGGCTATCGAAGGCTAAAACTTGGTCGCAGCGCCAAACATGGGCTTCGGCCAAGGCGGCGGCCCGTTGCAAGGTTGTGGCAATTGCCTCAAACGACCAAGCAAACTCAGCGTGAGGCTTGAGATTTAGGCCATCGTCAAGGTTGCTGCCAAGGCAAATCAGGCCATGGGTCGCATACCACGCATCTTTTTCGTTGCTAACGAGGCTAAATTCTTGGTAGCGGCGGGCGATACTGCCCAAATCTTGCAATTGCTCAATTTGCTCATCATCATCGACCAACAGAATGGCGCGACCAAAACTCGCTAAAGCAGCATCATACAATTGCAATTTAATTTGGCAACGCCCGATTAATTCGTGAAATTCCCATTCATCGTTATAAATTGGCCGCACATCGAGCAATTGATCGAGCGCTTGTTGATATAAGCCCTCAGCAAAATCGATATAGGCCAGTTCATAGGTTACAAAGGTATCTAAAGGAAAAAGCTCGACACATAAACGCAAAATCTGGCGAGCCTCGTGATAATGCTTTAACTCGATTAAAACGGTGGCATAATTGGTTAATGCCTCGTAATCTGGCTCGATTGCCACGACCGCATGCCAAGCATCAGCCGCTTTGGCCAATAGCCCGTTGCGCAAATAATATTTAGCCAAGGCCACATGAGCAGCCCGAAGCTGCGGATTTTCTTGTAATGCCTGCCGATACTCTTCTACAGCCTCAGCAATTCGCCCAGCATGTTCAAGTGATAATCCACGTCGATAATGTAATTCTGCTTGTCGGAATTTATCAGCCATAATTTTTTAATTATGAAGGATGAGGGATGAAGGATGAAATTCCTTAATCAATAGCATACACCCTCATCCTTCGTTCCTCATCCTTTATTAAAGTCATTTCACTCGATGTTAAACTCAATCAACTCTTCATCCTTCATCCCTCATCCCTCATCCCTTTACAACAGCCCCACGTCAGAGTTATCGCCGAGCATCAAGCGGTAGGCTTTGGGTTTCATCGGCGAGGTATGCAATTTGACATTGCGGCCAATCAAGCTATCTTCGATCCGATTGGGCAGGCGAATAATTTCGCTATTTTCCAAGACAATCGAGTGCTCAATTTCGCTTTCCTCAATCGTACAATGATGATAGATCGAGGTAAACGGTCCAACGTATGAGTTAACGATCCGCGTATCTTCGCCGATGATCGCTGGCCCGCGAATCACGCTGTTGATCACTTGAGCGCCTTTTTCGATCGTTACTTTGCCAACCAATTGCGAATCGCGATCAACGAAACCTGAGACATGGGGCGTGATTTCTTCGAGCACCAAACGATTGGCATCGAGCATATCGGCGCGTTTGCCGGTATCGATCCACCAGCCTTGGTGAATATGGGCATGAACATGGTAATCGTGCTCGATCAGCCATTGGATGGCATCGGTAATTTCCAACTCGCCCCGCCAAGAAGGCTTGATCGCCTCAACTGCTTCCCAAATATGCTGATCGAACATATAAATGCCGACCAAGGCCAAATCTGAGCGCGGTTGGCGCGGTTTTTCAGTCAGACGTTCGATCGAGCCATCGTGACGCAACTCAGCGACACCATATTGCTGTGGGTTGGCAACTTGCTTGAGCACAATTTGGGCGTTGTAATCGGATGTGGCAAAGCCCGACACCAACGAACTAACTCCGCCCTCGATGCAGTTATCACCCAAAAAGAGCGCAAATTTATCGTCGCCAATAAACGGACGACTAATTTTGACCGCGTGAGCCAAGCCGAGCGGCGCTTCTTGGGGAATATATTCGATTTTTACGCCCCAGCGTGAGCCATTGCCCACGGCGTTGCGCACTTCGGCCCCAGTATCGCCGATCACAATCCCAATTTCATCAATATTGGCATCGCGCAGGGCTTCGATTACCCGAAAAAGCACTGGCTTGTTGGCGACAGGCACTAATTGCTTGGCGCTGGTATAGGTGATTGGGCGCAGGCGGGTGCCTTTACCACCACTCAGAACTAAACCTTTCATGAGCTGTGTCGTCTCCTTGGGCGCTAGGCAGTTGGCGTTGGCATGGCAGTTGCGCTTAATCGCCATGCTACCAGCAATGCGCCAATACTTTGCAAGATAATCGCTAAAATTAAATAACTGGCATGACCATTGGCCACAGCAGCCTCTTGGCCAACAAAAACCCGCTCTAAACGGGCCGCTGCAAACAAACTGAGCACGTAGGTCAAGCCCAGCCAACCAGCAAATGGCCGATACAAGCGCCATTGGCCCAGCAAGCTGCCAATGAAGCTGCCCAATGGGACGGCAACAACCGCCCAAACATAGGGCTTGAGTTGCTCAGGGCTCGGTGCAATTGCCCGTGATTGGTAGGCCATAAACGCCCCAATCGCCCCGATCAATGCACCCAAACCAACCAACCCAATCAATCGAATCCGCGAGTTTGCAATCATGGTGTGGCGGTAACCTCCGCTGTTGGCTCAACGGTTGGGGTAGTGCTCGGCGTGAGCGTCCAAGTTGGCGATGGCGATGGTGTAGGGGTTGGGGTAGGCGGCGGCTGATAGCTGATGCGATAAATTCCATTGCGAGCGTTGGTTGAACGCACGCGGTATTGTAAATCGCCAACATCATTGCTCATCACGATGCCGCGTTGACTGCTACCCTCGGCTGAAGCCACCAGCGTAAACGCCACGGTGGCTTGTTCGCCGCTCAACACCTCGATCACCAACTCGCCGCTGGCAACTTGGGCATTAAAGGTAACATCGAGCACCATCGGCAACGTGCCAATATCCAGCGCTTGCAACACGGCCTCGCCGTTGGTATCGCTGCTGACAAACTCAACATTCTGCGAACCAAGTTCGGCAGTAATGGTGGCTTGCTCGTTGCGCCCAGCCATCAGCAAACAGCCTGTTAGCAATGGCGCTAACAGGCCGATCAGCAACAATTGACGTAATTGTGTCAACGACCAATTAGGCATATGATTCTGGTTTGCTATCAGGATTGAGGGTTTCGGCTTCGGAAACCACCACAACCTTATCGGGATCACGGCTGACGATCTTGAGTACATTATCGCAGTTGACGCAGCCAACTTGCGCCCCAACCCGCATCACTGGGCTGAGCTTGAGGGCTTTTTTACATGCTGGGCAAAGCAATTTTGCCATGTTATTCCTCCTCGAAGAGCGCATTAACGAAGGATTCACCATCGAACAAGGCTAAATCGTTGATCGTTTCGCCAGTGCCGATATACTTAATCGGGCGCTCGATTTCTTGGACAATCGCGAAGGCAATGCCACCTTTGGCTGTGCCATCAAGTTTGGTCAAGGCCAAGTGGGTCACTTGGGCGGCTTGGGTAAAGGCTCGTGCTTGAATCAAGCCATTTTGGCCAGTTGTTGCATCGAGCACCAACAACACCTCATGCGGCGCATATTGCCAGCGCTTCTTGACCACATTGGAGATTTTTTCAAGCTCCTTCATCAAGTTGTGCTTGCTTTGCAAGCGCCCAGCCGTGTCGATAATCAGCACATCGGCTTGTTGATTGTAGGTTGCCTGGGTTGCGTCGTAGGCCACCGCGCCAGGATCGGAGCCTGGTTGTTGGCTAATCATCGGCACGCCAACCCGATCAGCCCAGTGTTGTAATTGATCGATCGCCGCAGCCCGAAAGGTATCGGCGGCAGCAAGGATCACATTTTTGCCCATGGCTTTGTAGCGATTGGCCAATTTGGCAATCAACGTGGTTTTGCCAACCCCGTTGACCCCTACCACCAAAATCACATACGGCTTGGTTGAGCGTTCAGAGTATTGCGGCGTATCCACGTCGAGGCGGTTGACTAGCTCGCTTTTGAGCAACGAACGGGCTTCACTGGCAAACTTAAAGCCCTTCTTCTCGCACTTTTCGCGCACGCGCTCGACAATTTTTAGGGCATTTTCGGCCCCAACATCGCCAGCGATCAACAATTCCTCTAGCTCATCCCAAAGCTCATTGGTGATCGGATCTTCGCTACGAAAAATGGCCGTAATTCGGCCAAAAAAGCCACTACGGGTTTTTTGAACACTTTGTTCAATCTTTTTTTCTTCTTGTTTAATTTCTTGTTCGGAGCGTTCTTCACCACCGAAGAGTCGTCGAAACATATAAAGCACCCTAACTTGTCATGAATTCGAGGCTGCACAATGCCC
Proteins encoded:
- a CDS encoding SpoIIE family protein phosphatase, whose translation is MAISEGRSIEIDARWENLAALTDYTTEIETEFALTSEQAFVLGLVIEEIVTNIIKYSYAEQGGPLQLHSTLENGELAIRILDRGQPFNPDDADPPDLFASIHDRQVGGLGVFLVREMADSITYQHDDASGWNTLIVTKKASTEASIAPLVEFLEQLPLFHEVAPTTIQNLVQSAEHVRLAPGETLFSEGDSGDDCYIVMAGDVDVIKALATETILLERCRPGAILGEMALIDNSPRAASVRARTAATLLRITEAEFVTLMHANPTTAMALLRGGTTRLRQSNAQMLGGLEKKNLELASAYEELKSAQQELLRLERIERELAIARDIQRFFLPPNIPQPEGWQIVAFNQGALEVGGDFYDVIKLGGNKIGLVVADACGKGVPAALFVALTRSLLHSNAQSLAARPEIATDPLALLTAAITMTNNYISREHGASNMFTTLFFAAFEPQTGELAYVNAGHNPPIIINRTNRTLRYLEGTGLPLGIMEDLPYKAKSTILAADEYFLGFTDGATEAFNLAGEVFDDAALTNVLKNGDFHDAQSLLDSVWRAIESFVGEAEQADDITLLTVSRLV
- a CDS encoding tetratricopeptide repeat protein; this translates as MADKFRQAELHYRRGLSLEHAGRIAEAVEEYRQALQENPQLRAAHVALAKYYLRNGLLAKAADAWHAVVAIEPDYEALTNYATVLIELKHYHEARQILRLCVELFPLDTFVTYELAYIDFAEGLYQQALDQLLDVRPIYNDEWEFHELIGRCQIKLQLYDAALASFGRAILLVDDDEQIEQLQDLGSIARRYQEFSLVSNEKDAWYATHGLICLGSNLDDGLNLKPHAEFAWSFEAIATTLQRAAALAEAHVWRCDQVLAFDSQSKPLAQAIAQLLQRPYIQKIGDPEKITLVVMAEFEQSAMLEAIAEQLDGLHCIFALSMRTSPDLLDDIPDLIGLPIQKPSLPWTSQSIVSATKTLLATLAQLTPEPNREQQLDYYREQHRLIRLND
- the ftsY gene encoding signal recognition particle-docking protein FtsY yields the protein MFRRLFGGEERSEQEIKQEEKKIEQSVQKTRSGFFGRITAIFRSEDPITNELWDELEELLIAGDVGAENALKIVERVREKCEKKGFKFASEARSLLKSELVNRLDVDTPQYSERSTKPYVILVVGVNGVGKTTLIAKLANRYKAMGKNVILAAADTFRAAAIDQLQHWADRVGVPMISQQPGSDPGAVAYDATQATYNQQADVLIIDTAGRLQSKHNLMKELEKISNVVKKRWQYAPHEVLLVLDATTGQNGLIQARAFTQAAQVTHLALTKLDGTAKGGIAFAIVQEIERPIKYIGTGETINDLALFDGESFVNALFEEE
- a CDS encoding glucose-1-phosphate thymidylyltransferase, with the translated sequence MKGLVLSGGKGTRLRPITYTSAKQLVPVANKPVLFRVIEALRDANIDEIGIVIGDTGAEVRNAVGNGSRWGVKIEYIPQEAPLGLAHAVKISRPFIGDDKFALFLGDNCIEGGVSSLVSGFATSDYNAQIVLKQVANPQQYGVAELRHDGSIERLTEKPRQPRSDLALVGIYMFDQHIWEAVEAIKPSWRGELEITDAIQWLIEHDYHVHAHIHQGWWIDTGKRADMLDANRLVLEEITPHVSGFVDRDSQLVGKVTIEKGAQVINSVIRGPAIIGEDTRIVNSYVGPFTSIYHHCTIEESEIEHSIVLENSEIIRLPNRIEDSLIGRNVKLHTSPMKPKAYRLMLGDNSDVGLL